The DNA sequence CTCTTAAGCActttaatcttatttatatgaAAATACACATGTTAAAGTAATAGTAgtacatcaaaataataaaaaagtatatatatatatatgggtgactattcaatggttacatttttattgtaaggttacatttattttttttacctatAATAGAAGGTTACCAATAGATAAAAATTCCATATTTAGAattcattaattataattaactattttttaagtaattaaataaatatttaagaagattttttttagcaattaaaatttataaataatttttttatttatatataaatcccttaccttaattattttaacaattgagctatttaattataatatttacaattttttttttacaaaaattaaaattatttctatataagttaaaattttgttcttataatgaatttttttacaAGAACACACCCTGCTTTTTTTACAGGGTGTGtccttataaattaaaaaaaacatgatGATATTATATTGACACTTAATAAAAACCTAATTAATCTTTAAAgtcttgattttttatttttttaattataaattctaaTTAACTAAAGTCTTACTCGCAATTATTCTCTTTCATTCACTCTCCACCACACTTACATCGAAAATGATTGACATCGAAAATATAGAACCTATAGCAAATTTGTCCGAAGatgaagataatttttttcatttcatgagttttgtgaagaaaaaaaatgtgaagAAGATGTCTCTGATATGAGTAACAGTGGAATTGAACATGACACTGAAGATGTTAGCCATGAATGGATTGATCCTGATGTAGCTGTTTGGagtgattttttaaattttttgcagATTGATAAAAATTTAGAAGACTATACAAGTCCATCCACACTTGTAGATTAGGATGTGTTAGACAAATTTCTCTCCTCTTATGGACAACTTTAAGTAACCAATTATTTTAGCATTGCATTTGGGAGATAAACCTTTTGGGTAGCTGGGACAAGGAATATTGGAACTTTAACTTTTTTGCtttgtacataatgaaatacCATTCAGCCTTGAGCCCGAATCTTTAATCAAAATTACATTGAAAGGCACTCATCAATGGAAACTAGTTCTAGAACGAAAGTGCTAGCAGCagcaataacatttaaaattgactCCCATTCCTATGGCACATTATCTTGCAATCATAAACTGTACCCAAGCTAGatcgataaaaaaaatatacttttcaaGCACACATAGTTGAGGATGAAACAAATCTAAACAAGaataatataacaaatataGTCAGAACCCAGATGAAGTACAATATTGACAATACAAGAGAGGATATTATTAAGATACATTGAAATACAAGGAGTATAATAAAgtgtaattattttaaattaatattattagagtataataaaattttaattatgaaattatatgtgtataattttaaattattaagagttttgttataaaaattaaaataatttaaatgtaaaaaaaaattgctaaaagatccttatttaataataaattgcaaaaaattaattaataattatacttaatttaattttaaaatataattaatcttaattaaaatttaaaaggaaataaattaacaggttaatatcaggttacaggtcattttttatttatttttatttaatttctaaattaatcacaaccatttaatagtgatccaatagttaaaaaaaaaattgtaaccatgatggttacattaGAACCtcctctatatatatacattatatgaGAGAGTTTATGTAACATTCTCCTCctataagaataaaaaaaactcTTCGGAGCATTTGAGGACAACATGGGCACCAGACTCACCGGCTACCAAATTCATATGTGGCGAGGCGAGTGCCGTGtgtatatgtatctatatttttatatataaattatgtgtCCAAAACTTGACTTTCAATCGTGTAGAAAAAAACATGATTTTTAATGGCACAAAGTCTCAGTACAAAATGGTAGATACCATTAATGCAGTTTAGCAATACCGTGTAGTGATATGTACCACCTGGTCCTGACCTGGTGCTGGTGTTGATCTACTCATTTTATGCTTTAGTACATAAATCATGGCGAGCAAGATGCCTTGTGACGCGTATACGATTATATTACATTACATGATTCATGATTCATGATTCATGATTCATGAGCctcttaaataaaaaataaagggtaaataatactattttggacttcatgttttgtaaaagttacagattgaatcttctattttgttaaatgataaaatggattatgtattttcgaaaatagtaaaaatatgaccctgaacttaatttttgataacttttttttttaatataaccaacttaaagataattcctaacacgaacagatacagaaaatgtaaatagTTTTGATATAACACATTTCGATTGGATTattattgaattttattttaattaaaaatcagtttagagtcttatttgtattattttgaaaaatacaaagtctattttatatattatttaacaaaacaaattgTTTAATTGGTCACTTTTGCAAAACGCAacatccaaaatagtatttactcaaaaataaataaaaaaaatacaagatagAGACTTAATGACCATCATCTCATCTCATCTTACCAAATAGTAGTATCATGTCATCATTATTGTTACATATTTTTGTGTGTGCAAGCAAAGAATTCTATGTGACTAGTTTATACAAATATTCAAATGTGGTACTCGGATGTACAACAATTATacatacaaaaattattaatgatcattttctttctttttatgtGCATTTCATTCCATCTATATATTTGAGACATTTTAGGGAATTTCtttttctattcaaaaaaagaaatttcCTAAAATGTCTCAAATATATAGATGGAATGAAAggatgaaattttttttttcttcttcaatctgTTCTAGGTTGGAAGCACATGATAATTTATACAACAAGAACATGTTTACTTTATTTTAGAGATGTTCATACAATCAGGGAGGGAGGGACTTAGGCCATTGTAATTTGTTTtactataaacatatatattaagtCATCACTCAATTTGTTCATACCCAATTCCCAATTCTAAAAGCAAGTACAATAAATTAAATCACTAAAATTTCAACCATATctaaaaaacaataatatttttttaacaaaaaaaaaatctgttaaAATGCACAAAGCTTGAAATGTCTCATATTACAAAAAGAGCTCAAAAGATTAAAAAACTAAATTTATAAAGAGACTCGATCACCAAATACAGGACTTGTCTAAAACAAAAGCTCGCTTtgctaaaaaattaataataatattcttaGACCTCTTACAATGCGACAAGAATATACTATGAAAGGATttctaaatatgaaaaatatcaTTAAGTAAAATACTAAACTCATTGTGCCGAGTGTCTTTACTATTCACAACAAGCACCAAGCAAAGACAATTAGAGAAAACAGTAATAATCTTATACCCCAACCGAAGGCAAAGACAGAGCCCATAAAGTAAAGCCATGGGCTTCGCAACGTGAGACTCAAAGGTAGCAACACCCAGAAACACACCAaagaagaacacatggccaatGGGATCCAAAGCAACAACTCCATCCCCATCTTGGACTCTTCATCACTTCATCACGAAGCCCAACGTCCACAAATAGATTTACCTCGCCCAAAGTTAGATCCAGTTTGGAATCGGTCACAACATTCGACCCTAAACTAGAGGGGGACTGACTATTGAGCAAAGACCCACATACATTACCATCTTGATACTAGCAAAAGATAGTTAAAATGAACTAACTATATTATCTGATAGAAGCTTGTGATCATGAACAAAAGGTGTAACGTCTATGCCAAATGCGCCAGCAAAGAACAATGAACTCCTCTAATTTCCGTTTACTCAAAATATACAAGCAACCCAACAACAACACATAAAAACAAGAGGCATCCTTTAGAGTATCAAGCCCTTTCAAAATCCATTCAGACCGAGTAGACTTAAAATGAAGGGCAAagccaaaatacatatatagtaGTCTCATTATTTTGGAAACAAATAGGATAAACCTTAAATGCTTTCATACCATGGCGAGTTAGGTTAGCATTAGACAACAAGAAATTCAAGCTTGCCTTCCAAACAAAGTCTTTAATCTTTAGCGAAAGGTTTAAGACtccaaagaagccttcaccaaCGAGAATTCCTTGAGGAGCTCGAAACTTTTTCCCAACCCATGCTCAAGACAATGCTCCAATAACCACTCTTCATCGAATAAATACTGTTATCCGAAAAATTCCATGTATGCCTATCTTGTCTATCAAACAAGAAACAAGAAATAGACATGATAACTCTAGCTTCCACAATTTTAAACAACTCTTGATCCATAGAGGATTTCCAACAACCAGAATCAAGCTTAAGATCACCCTCGTAGCACCTATTTCTTTGAACACTCTAGCCGGAGCCCAACCATGAACAATAGATGACCAAGCATGATCAACCACCAACTTGCTTCGCTCATCCCTAGTCCACCAAGCttcaaatttaaattgatttttgaactCAATTCCTAGGCCTTAAGTATAAACACACAAAGGTCTATGATAAGAGTTCACTGTGTGAAGGGATTCGATAACTGCCTTGGGGAACAAGTCGATCAAACCATCATTGGCCAGCCCCTTATCCAAAGCAGATTTAATGTTGGTTGTGTCGTCACAGTGATTATCTCACGTGAGATTGTCACCTTTGATGGGCAAATTAATGAGTCCATTGGAGTTTATCAGGTCGGATATGAATGGAATAAATTGGTCATTTCTTTGAAACCAACTGCTTCAGACTGACAGAGAACAAAATTTACATCTCATGATCAACCACGAACCTCCAAAGCGTTTATCAACAATCATCAAATTCTcccaaaacttttttttttctcataaaaATAAGGCGGGCCATAAACACACAAGAGAAGCCAAGGATAATGAGCCAAATTCGAGTAAACAATACCTGTGATTTTTTTTAACTCTAATCCTCTCAAAGATAAAGCCAATTTTTCAAGCCAAAATAATACCCTCCGCACACCCCACAGTAGGAACAACAATATTACTATAAAAGTTTAATTTGTTAAGAGAACGTACCAATGTCACATCAACTATTAATTTGGTAAGAAAAATGAAATCAGGTGAACACATTCGAATAAAGGCTTGAAGTTCCAAAATTGTAGAAGTTTGCCCCAACTCTCTATTGTTCCAAGCAATGCCTCTCATGGTGTTCGTTGGAGTGGCACACAACCAACCTCCACAGGGAGAACAATTGTTCAGAGTTACTAATCTGTGAGCCCACATCCTCAGGAATAAACTCCTTTCTAGTAAGAATTGCAATATCTGTCAGCCTTGCTTTTGCCTTACAAGCCGAGAGACGAACAAATTGACCAGTGGAAGGGGACTTAGATGCATTGCTCTTATCATCATCATGAATACTAATAACACCCTGGGAACCACGATTGTCCTTGCTACAAATGGAATGAGAAAGTTTCTCCTGTAGGTACTAGCATATCATGAGCAAGGGTTGGACCAATACCAAGAGGAAAGTCACCAACAAAGCTTGAATTCAATTCTTTATTCTTGTTGTTGGAGAGATAGATTTTGAATCGAGCCTTCTTTTTCTAGAATAAGGGGGTACACTCATTAACAATAGACATTAGGCATGTTAGTCTAATgtaaaatatgtttttttttttatttaaattaatctaaTGTAAAATATGTCAATAAATACAAAACTGTTTAGAGAAGTTGATTTTGAAATGACGATGAAGATcccataatatttataaattttacatatttttacttaaaaatgaagttttattttgagtttCTATCACATTTAGGGTTTCAAgagttcttttttcttttcctttttgaaaGGGAAGATTTTAAGATAGATTCATGAGTATCTACATAAAATATCATTGTATCACATTCACGTTCATAGTTACACATtaaatttattgaattttttcttTAGAGAGattcaatattattataaatcaaaaatctttacaataaaattgaaaataagatGAAGAATTTCTTTTATCCAACTAGTGTCACTATCTAATTTTAAAGCATATTTTGTTAATTCATGAGCAACTTAAATGCTTGATTAGCGTGTCTTCTATCTAATATGTGAGACAATAACTTAaaggaaaataaataaaagataaccaAACTAAATAAATCTTAAATATTAAAGATAAAACAAAGAAAACTCGAAAATTATCCCTTTCAATATGAGTTATTAGTATTTGCAATTTTACTTCCATCACATCACTTATGAAATTCATGTGGTTTGGAAAAAGCAACAACTATTCTCTCATACTGGCCCCTCATTACTCCACCAACCCCAAGTTTTTGGTTTCCATATTTACATCAACATCTTATTCATCTTAAGTCCATGAATTTATTCATTCGAAAAAAAAAGTCCATGAATTTATTGGTTTTAAAATAATTGTTTAGAATTTAATATTTCAATTagttttatgaacttgtattaaatataaagtacttttttcaaaatattattttagatttttaattttttaaattgattttttcttcaagatttgaattcattttttaagatttttaaaaaataatcattttttaagaattaaataaatttaaactaaaagtaaaaacaaaataGTTTGGACCAATCACAAGTAACCCCACATACTCTGACCTCAGATTACGATCAGATACATActacaacaaaaacaaactattgaataaagatattttttctctaattcagaaaatttataaaaacaacTATTATTTTTTAGCAATCATAAACAAAGTCTATTAAATATACATACAGAGAATGCAACAAACGACTTTTGTACCAAATACGTGATacctatcttttttatttttattttttgtattaataCGTGATACCTATATTGATTATAATTATAACGGGTGAaaagttattaaattaatcccataaaaaataaatattaattttatgcatttaatttatttggtTTTAAAGTCCACTTGGATTGGGAAGTTCCAGCTGTACAAATAATATAAGCcttaagaaaagaaaaggcCCTCACCGTCACTCCtttgtaataatataataaataaatatctttaataaataaataaataataccttttatataatttctcttgagtataattttaaattttaatgatCGATTACATACTCACCACACAAAAACACTCCATCGCTCTTCCATAACTGTTTTCCCTTCCATAATCTCTCACTTTCCAAAACCATCTCCAGCTCTGGAATTTCGACAATGGTTGCTTTTTGTTTCTTCTATCTTTGTTTTTCCTTTCAATTTCATTCGGTTCTTTGTTTTAACGTCGTTTATGGGTATTCACTATTCAGGTGGCTGTGACAAATCACGATATGGATTCACATTCACGACTACCAGCAACCAGTTTTCCGTCGGTGCCGGAGATTGAGACTGAGACTCGTGAGACGGAACAAGAGGCATTGCCTTGCTTAGTATCATGCACTACTTTTAATATTCTGGCTCCCATTTACAAAAGGCTTGACCCTCTGGTATTTTTCTTCGCGAATTTTGGTACCACTCTTTGAGTTTTCTTTtttcagctaattgtttttctttttcttagctATTTCATGGGTGTGAGTGAAACAGAATCAAGGCCTTCGAGAGAGTGAATTTAAAGCGTTCTGGCTGGATAGGAACCAGAGGATTTTGGATTGGCTGCTTTACGAGGCGTCTTCCATTATATGTTTACAGGTGATTTTTATGTACCCTTTTGCTTGCTCAATAGCTTTGTTAGATTCGTACTTTTCTTTTTTGGTCTCTCGATGATTGTAAGATTCCGCGGGACGATTTTAATATTAGTAAAGAAATAAGTGGAGTTTACTCTACTAAGGTCTTGGGCATGGTTGTTTTTATGTGTATTTTGCTAACTAGGTTCTTTATTGTGGAAATAGGAATTCTGGGTTGGGAATGAAGAGCTTGTGCGTATGTACTCGGAGAGACTTCATGATGCAGGCTACACAACCTTCAAGCTTGGACGAACCAACAACCGTGGTGATGGTACATTCTTCTGATTGAtcattgagcttcatttattgattatgtGATTTATGGAATCTGGAATTTAGTCCCTTTTGGTTACTCCGTTGTCATTCCATTGTGTGATTTTTTGATCATGTTTACACCTGAACATGAACTTTGTCTTTGCTTGTTTCTTTCATGCATTCTCTTCAATATAATTGTTTTTGTGTTTTGCTCTCTTTAGACTGGTCTAGTAGTTAATACATAGGTTTTTGTTGTTTCTTTTTTCAAGCTGATAAGAAAAACAGGTTACAGGCTTAAGTAAAGCAAGTGTAATCATCAGTTAGTGATCTTTCTGAAAGACATTGTATTGTATGTGTAACGTACAGGTCTGCTGACTGCTGTGCACAAGGACTACTTTAGTGTTCTACACCACCGAGAGCTGCTGTTTAACGACTTTGGGGATCGTGTTGCTCAATTGTTACACCTTCAGTTAAATGTTCCTCTTTGGCAAAACCAAAGAGCCAATTTTGAAAGAGAAATTCTAGTTGTGAACACCCACTTGTTATTTCCTCACGATTCTAGTTTGTGTATAGTGAGATTGCAACAGGTAGTTGATGTTTCCTTGTAATTATTAAACTGTATTGTTCTTATACATAGTAGTAGATTTGTTGATAGCCACCCGAGTAACCTCCACTAAGCACAGTACATGTCTTCAAGCAGGTATACAAAATTTTGCAATACTTGGAATCTTATCAGAAGGAAAACCAGCTCAATTCCATACCCATCATGCTTTGTGGGTGAGTTTTTATATATCTTGCATTGTATattctataattaatttaagtttttcaatggaATATGAATATGATGAAAACCAAGATTCTTCAGTTTGAAGACTGGTAGCCAGCTTGGCTTGTAAAGTTTTCTGGTGTCTTACTATGTAGGCTACGGATTTCCTTGTTCTCATTCACAAATAGTGTGAAAGGTTACAAGATATGAGATAATTGTGGGCATTTTCCAGTTCTTTcgcatttctttttcttcttcttccaaaTGAGACTGATCTTATATATGTTCTTTTGTCTTATGCTCTCTGCAGTGACTGGAATGGAAGCAAACGAGGCCATGTATATAAGCTCCTGCGGTCCCAGGGGTTTGAATCTACATATGATAAAGTACATGATACAGATGCCCACAAGGTCTGCATTATTTGATTCCTATGTTGAATTTTCAATTGGCTGCTGTGGTTTTTCACTGTCTTCTTACCATTGTTTTGCTTTCTCTACATTTTCTATATTTCTACAGTGGGTTAGTCACCGAAATCATAGGGGAAACATCTGTGGTGTTGATTTCATATGGCTTCGTAATGCTAATACATCTCGAAAACCACTGAAGACTAGTTGGGGAGAATCAGTTTTTAGTATACTAAAGGTAATTAATTTACTCACAGCTCTGATTCTAACTAAATTTCGTGCATGTGTTTTTTGTTCGTGTTGAGAAAATTTCTTTAGAAACTAGATGTAGAAAATATTCTTGTCATGGCCAAAGCCTATAACGTCAAAGAACATCTAGTGATGGGATGAGAAGTCTCAGGTGACACGTGGGAGATTCTGAGTAAAAGGTTCCTTAACTTCTCTATTTCCTCTCATCCCTTGTCACTAGTGCTTCTTTTCCCCTACTTTGTCTTTGGTGTTTTCTAATGAATGTATAAACTAATCATGCTGAGTAGGATCAAATGGAGGTTGATAAGtctttttcttttcatattttcagTATCAACTTCGGAAAGCTTCAATGACTGAACATGATGCGTTCGCCTTTTTAAAGGGTGACAATTGTGGTGATTTCATTACGTACTCGGCTTTCCTTGAAGCACTCCGCCAGGTtcattttttgagataataaagTTTTACATAATGTAAGATTACAAAGCTGCTGAAACATAAGACTTATTTGTGTTTTACTTTTGCAGGTTAATTTGATTGGTGTACCAAGTGGACTAAATTTCCAAGAAACAAGAGATCTCTGGATCCAAGCAGATACTGATGGGAATGGTGTTGTCGATTATGAAGAATTTAAGGTGACTTGCACTCTATGTCTCCCTCTGTTCCCAATCATTATGTTTATAGTTTCATTTGCTGTCCTTGAATGTCAGGAATCTATGCTTGTAAATGCTAAATCTGTCTTTGATCGTATTAAACATAGTTATATATATCTAGAATGTCATAAAATTTAAGAGCAtagttatattttatatttcttcCACTACGATCTCTGTGTTGCGTTTTCACTTAGTTTCTAGAAATGCCTGTTTGTTTATAAGAGTATTCTCTTTCCCCTTGATATTGTAGCAGGGAATTTGGAATGCAATGTTGTCCGATCGAGAAGTAAAAGAGGAAGAGTCTAATGGGAATCTGGATAGCTCTAAACTAAGCACCGAGGAAGGAGCATACCTTGGATTTAAAGTTAAGAGTGCAGCTCTCTTTCCGCGTGAGGTGGAGAAGGGACTGTGGCCCGAGCATTACTCACTTTCTGATCACGCTCGTCTCACTGTTATGCTTTCCGCAGTAAAAATGCAATGTTCTCAGTCTAGAAGGCACTCTTTAGGAGCGAATTAGTTGACacaagaaattttatttttactttttttgtaAAGGAAATTAAACATGTGAGAAACTTGGTAGATGAATGAAGAATGGAGTTTGTAAAAAAATACGTGTACAGGCTCATTGATGGCAAATCCATTTTGTAGTAATGCTCTTATTTTTCTTAGTTTGGATTGTTTATGTGCAATTTTTCATGGCTCAACTGCTAAAGAATGATGAATAATGTGCTGATTTATCAAAACTTTTGTTTCAGCCTCATGTCAGGCCAAAGtgtatttctttgttttttttttttgtttggctTTATCATATAAATTATTTCTCTTTAATTATTAAGGCTTTGCACAACCGAATACGACAATTccttttgaattttctaagcaactTAATACTTAGTGATCTAACCTTTTATCTTTTGACTACATAATGTATTAAGAGAAAGCAAAGGGTAGTGGAGAGCATAAgagaataaaattgaaaaagttagcCTAAAGTTAAATGAACACTTGATGAATTATGATTATGatattagtataaatatatattatgtttttcAGAAACGATTATGATATTAGTTACACTCATTGGAAGGAAAAAAAGTTTGCTCACGAGCTTCAGCTTTTACAAAGTGCGAATTATCTAGAATTTAATATTGTCTGTAAAAGCAATAAATAATGAAAGATAGCGATAAAGATATgttaaaatgattaataaaatatataaaattatgtggtttGACAATTCTTACTTTACATGAGGCAACTGATATTAATAATCTAAATAGGAAATATACAgaatacaaatataatttttttttttaagtaatagtGTTTCTCAAAGTGTTTTCTAAACTCACCAAAGTGTTTCCTAAAATTTAGATATACAAATACTATCTCTTTCAGATGTCCTAATAAATCTAATTGTACAAAGCTGTACTCGAATTATTCACTCTAAATTCGTACACACTAAATTACTATGTGTTTAATTGCCTCACTTCGAATTGCTATGCTCTTCTAGAGCTCTATATTTATGAGATAGCTTATTTCTCAATTATGTAATA is a window from the Cannabis sativa cultivar Pink pepper isolate KNU-18-1 chromosome 1, ASM2916894v1, whole genome shotgun sequence genome containing:
- the LOC115706089 gene encoding uncharacterized calcium-binding protein At1g02270 isoform X2, with the protein product MVAVTNHDMDSHSRLPATSFPSVPEIETETRETEQEALPCLVSCTTFNILAPIYKRLDPLNQGLRESEFKAFWLDRNQRILDWLLYEASSIICLQEFWVGNEELVRMYSERLHDAGYTTFKLGRTNNRGDGLLTAVHKDYFSVLHHRELLFNDFGDRVAQLLHLQLNVPLWQNQRANFEREILVVNTHLLFPHDSSLCIVRLQQVYKILQYLESYQKENQLNSIPIMLCGDWNGSKRGHVYKLLRSQGFESTYDKVHDTDAHKWVSHRNHRGNICGVDFIWLRNANTSRKPLKTSWGESVFSILKYQLRKASMTEHDAFAFLKGDNCGDFITYSAFLEALRQVNLIGVPSGLNFQETRDLWIQADTDGNGVVDYEEFKGIWNAMLSDREVKEEESNGNLDSSKLSTEEGAYLGFKVKSAALFPREVEKGLWPEHYSLSDHARLTVMLSAVKMQCSQSRRHSLGAN
- the LOC115706089 gene encoding uncharacterized calcium-binding protein At1g02270 isoform X1, whose product is MVAVTNHDMDSHSRLPATSFPSVPEIETETRETEQEALPCLVSCTTFNILAPIYKRLDPLNQGLRESEFKAFWLDRNQRILDWLLYEASSIICLQEFWVGNEELVRMYSERLHDAGYTTFKLGRTNNRGDGLLTAVHKDYFSVLHHRELLFNDFGDRVAQLLHLQLNVPLWQNQRANFEREILVVNTHLLFPHDSSLCIVRLQQVYKILQYLESYQKENQLNSIPIMLCGDWNGSKRGHVYKLLRSQGFESTYDKVHDTDAHKWVSHRNHRGNICGVDFIWLRNANTSRKPLKTSWGESVFSILKYQLRKASMTEHDAFAFLKGDNCGDFITYSAFLEALRQVNLIGVPSGLNFQETRDLWIQADTDGNGVVDYEEFKQGIWNAMLSDREVKEEESNGNLDSSKLSTEEGAYLGFKVKSAALFPREVEKGLWPEHYSLSDHARLTVMLSAVKMQCSQSRRHSLGAN